The Armatimonadota bacterium genome includes a window with the following:
- a CDS encoding UDP-glucose 6-dehydrogenase: MNICVVGTGYVGLVTGTVFADLGNDVICADIDASKIEMLKRGEMPIYEPGLEEMVSRNVEDGRLSFTTDIVEAVKRSEVVFIAVGTPPREDGQADLSGVEAVAKTIAKGLNGYKVIVNKSTVPVGTGDLVRRIIEQHRENGQDFDVVSNPEFLREGSAINDTLYPDRVVIGAPTQTVAMKILELYAPLERPMIITDVYSAEMIKYASNAFLATKISFINSIANICERAGADVVQVMKGMGYDRRIGPDFLQAGLGYGGSCFGKDASCLYHTAAKLGYDFNLLGAVMEVNEKQAIRFVDRLVDVLGGVSGRTIGILGLAFKPNTDDMRDAKSIEVIGRLLSLGASVKAYDPIAMENCRAIFPQITYCKNAYEVAEGADALMLVTEWNEFKFLALEKIRDLMRQPVFFDGRNLYDPARMVRLGFDYHCIGRSPRLWKNVGEAQNGHAQLPAETAARACA, from the coding sequence GTGAACATCTGTGTGGTGGGGACCGGCTACGTGGGACTGGTCACCGGTACCGTTTTTGCGGACCTGGGTAATGACGTCATTTGCGCGGATATAGACGCATCCAAGATCGAGATGCTGAAACGGGGCGAGATGCCCATCTATGAGCCGGGACTGGAAGAGATGGTGTCCCGAAACGTGGAGGATGGCCGCCTGTCGTTCACGACCGACATCGTGGAAGCGGTGAAACGCTCCGAAGTGGTTTTCATAGCGGTGGGAACTCCCCCGAGAGAGGACGGCCAGGCGGATCTGTCCGGCGTGGAGGCCGTGGCGAAAACCATCGCTAAGGGTCTGAACGGCTACAAGGTCATCGTGAACAAGAGCACGGTGCCGGTCGGGACGGGCGACCTGGTGCGGCGGATCATCGAGCAGCATCGCGAGAACGGCCAGGATTTCGATGTCGTCAGCAATCCTGAGTTCCTGCGGGAAGGCTCCGCCATCAATGACACGCTCTACCCGGACCGGGTGGTGATCGGGGCCCCCACCCAGACAGTGGCGATGAAGATTCTGGAGCTGTATGCTCCGCTTGAACGCCCGATGATCATCACCGACGTGTATTCCGCGGAAATGATCAAATACGCCTCCAATGCGTTCCTTGCCACAAAGATCTCATTCATCAACAGCATAGCAAACATCTGCGAGCGCGCCGGCGCGGACGTGGTCCAGGTGATGAAGGGCATGGGCTATGACCGACGTATCGGACCGGACTTCCTCCAGGCCGGGCTGGGTTACGGCGGCAGTTGCTTCGGGAAGGATGCCAGCTGTCTGTATCACACGGCGGCCAAGCTGGGGTATGATTTCAACCTGCTCGGCGCAGTGATGGAGGTCAACGAGAAGCAAGCCATTCGGTTCGTGGACAGGCTGGTGGACGTGCTCGGCGGCGTGTCCGGCCGGACGATCGGCATTCTGGGACTGGCGTTCAAGCCGAACACGGACGACATGCGGGACGCCAAGAGCATCGAGGTCATCGGGCGTCTGCTTTCGCTGGGAGCGTCGGTTAAGGCATACGATCCCATCGCAATGGAAAACTGCCGGGCCATCTTCCCGCAGATAACTTACTGCAAGAACGCCTATGAAGTGGCGGAGGGCGCAGACGCCCTGATGCTGGTGACAGAGTGGAACGAGTTCAAGTTCCTTGCGCTGGAGAAGATCCGTGACCTGATGCGTCAGCCCGTATTTTTCGACGGCCGCAACCTCTATGATCCGGCCCGCATGGTGCGTTTGGGCTTCGACTATCATTGTATCGGCCGCTCGCCTCGCTTGTGGAAGAACGTGGGTGAGGCACAGAACGGACACGCTCAACTGCCGGCCGAAACGGCCGCCAGAGCGTGCGCCTGA
- the clpB gene encoding chaperone protein ClpB has product MRLDRFTIKSQEALADAQTLALERGNPRIENEHLLVALVRQEQGVAPAILGKVGVRPREVEDEALREIARFPVVSGAHQSTPSPQLGQTLQAAEKEADALRDDYISTEHLLLALAEDTKGAAGRILRERGLTREAILRALADVRGGQRVTDQNPEEKFQALEKYGRDLTQAARQGKLDPVIGRDDEIRRVIQVLSRRTKNNPVLIGEPGVGKTAIVEGLAQRIVAGDVPESLKNKRVVALDMGALIAGAKYRGEFEDRLKAVLKEISEAQGEIILFIDEMHTIVGAGAAEGAVDAANLLKPMLARGELRCVGATTLDEYRKHVEKDPALERRFQPIMVGEPSVDDTIAILRGLKERYEVHHGVRIQDSALVAAAVLSHRYIADRFLPDKAIDLVDEAASRLRIEIDSMPQEIDVVERRIRQLEIEREALKKETDRASAERLAKLEEELADLREQASAMKAHWQAEKEIITAIRQTKQEIENARAEEQAAEREGDLGKAAEIRYGRMLELQKKLDRLNAELAELQSTQKMLKEEVDEEDIAEVVSKWTGIPVSKLMEGELQKLVQMESRLRLRVVGQDQALEAVSNAVRRARAGLQDPNRPIGSFMFLGPTGVGKTELARALAEFLFDDERAMTRLDMSEFMEKHSVARLIGAPPGYVGYEEGGYLTEAVRRRPYSVILFDEIEKAHPDVFNILLQILDDGRLTDGQGRTVDFKNTVIIMTSNLGSGWLSDPTIGREEAVRRVMDAVREHFRPEFLNRIDEMVVFNTLTGEHIRAIVEIQLGHLRERLAARGLTLEVTDAAKERLAAEGFDPAYGARPLKRVIQKRLQDPLAIKVLQGEFREGDRVVVDVDDSGEFTFTAVVEAEVVDA; this is encoded by the coding sequence ATGAGACTTGACAGATTCACCATCAAATCCCAGGAGGCGCTGGCGGACGCCCAGACCCTGGCCCTGGAGCGGGGCAACCCGCGCATAGAGAACGAGCATTTGCTGGTCGCACTGGTGCGCCAGGAGCAGGGCGTGGCGCCTGCCATTCTGGGCAAGGTAGGCGTAAGGCCTCGGGAGGTGGAGGATGAAGCGCTCCGGGAGATCGCGCGGTTCCCCGTGGTGAGCGGGGCGCATCAGAGCACCCCCTCCCCTCAGCTCGGACAGACTTTGCAGGCCGCAGAGAAAGAGGCCGATGCGCTTCGCGATGACTACATCAGCACGGAGCATCTGCTGCTGGCTCTGGCGGAAGACACAAAAGGTGCCGCAGGACGCATTCTGCGGGAGCGCGGCCTGACGCGCGAGGCCATCCTCAGGGCTCTTGCCGACGTGCGCGGCGGCCAGAGGGTGACAGACCAGAACCCGGAAGAGAAGTTCCAGGCCCTGGAGAAATACGGGCGGGACCTGACCCAGGCGGCGCGCCAGGGCAAACTGGACCCGGTGATCGGCCGCGACGATGAGATCCGGCGCGTCATTCAGGTGCTGAGCCGGCGCACCAAGAACAACCCGGTACTGATCGGTGAACCGGGTGTGGGCAAGACCGCCATCGTTGAGGGCCTGGCTCAGCGCATCGTAGCCGGGGACGTCCCGGAAAGTCTAAAGAACAAGCGCGTGGTGGCGCTCGACATGGGCGCGCTGATCGCAGGGGCTAAATACCGGGGTGAGTTCGAGGACCGCCTGAAGGCAGTCCTGAAGGAGATCAGTGAGGCGCAGGGCGAGATCATCCTGTTTATCGATGAGATGCATACCATCGTGGGCGCAGGCGCGGCTGAAGGCGCGGTGGATGCTGCCAACCTGTTGAAACCGATGCTGGCGCGCGGGGAGCTCCGGTGCGTGGGCGCGACTACGCTGGATGAGTATCGCAAGCACGTGGAAAAGGATCCCGCCCTGGAGCGCAGGTTCCAGCCCATAATGGTCGGCGAGCCCAGCGTTGACGACACCATCGCCATACTGCGCGGATTGAAGGAGCGCTACGAGGTCCATCACGGCGTGCGGATTCAGGATTCCGCTCTGGTGGCGGCTGCAGTGCTGTCGCACCGCTACATTGCGGATCGCTTCCTGCCGGACAAGGCGATTGACCTGGTGGATGAGGCTGCCAGCCGTCTGCGCATCGAGATTGACAGCATGCCGCAGGAGATTGACGTCGTCGAGCGGCGCATCCGCCAGCTTGAAATTGAGCGGGAGGCCCTGAAAAAGGAGACGGACCGCGCCTCCGCGGAGCGGTTGGCCAAGCTTGAGGAGGAACTGGCGGACCTGCGCGAGCAGGCCAGCGCCATGAAAGCGCACTGGCAAGCGGAAAAGGAGATCATCACCGCCATCCGCCAGACCAAGCAGGAGATCGAGAACGCGCGGGCCGAGGAGCAGGCTGCGGAGCGCGAGGGAGATCTGGGCAAAGCCGCCGAGATCCGCTACGGACGCATGCTGGAGCTTCAGAAAAAGCTGGACCGCCTGAACGCCGAACTTGCTGAGCTTCAATCCACCCAGAAGATGCTGAAGGAAGAGGTGGATGAGGAGGACATCGCCGAGGTGGTCAGCAAATGGACCGGCATCCCGGTCAGCAAGCTGATGGAAGGTGAGCTCCAGAAACTGGTGCAGATGGAGAGCCGCCTGCGGCTGCGCGTCGTGGGGCAGGATCAAGCGTTGGAGGCGGTTTCGAACGCTGTGCGGCGCGCGCGTGCAGGGTTGCAGGACCCGAACCGGCCCATCGGGAGCTTCATGTTCCTGGGCCCGACGGGAGTCGGCAAGACGGAGCTCGCACGGGCGCTGGCCGAGTTCCTGTTCGACGATGAGCGCGCGATGACGCGGCTGGATATGAGCGAGTTCATGGAGAAACACTCCGTGGCGCGGCTCATCGGCGCTCCTCCAGGGTACGTGGGTTATGAGGAGGGCGGATACCTGACCGAGGCAGTACGGCGGCGCCCTTACAGCGTCATCCTCTTTGACGAGATAGAGAAGGCGCACCCGGACGTTTTCAACATCCTGTTGCAGATCCTGGATGACGGTCGTCTGACGGACGGTCAGGGCCGGACCGTGGATTTCAAGAACACGGTCATCATCATGACCAGCAACCTGGGAAGCGGCTGGCTGTCCGATCCGACCATCGGGCGCGAGGAAGCCGTCCGGCGGGTGATGGACGCCGTGCGCGAACACTTCCGGCCGGAGTTCCTGAACCGGATTGACGAGATGGTGGTGTTCAACACGCTGACCGGCGAACATATTCGGGCGATCGTGGAGATCCAGCTCGGCCATCTGCGGGAGCGCCTGGCGGCCCGCGGGCTGACCCTGGAGGTGACGGATGCGGCGAAAGAGCGCCTTGCGGCCGAAGGCTTCGATCCAGCCTACGGCGCACGCCCACTGAAGCGCGTCATTCAGAAGCGCCTTCAGGATCCGCTGGCCATCAAGGTGCTGCAGGGCGAGTTCCGCGAAGGCGACCGCGTCGTGGTGGACGTGGACGATTCCGGCGAGTTCACATTCACAGCCGTCGTGGAAGCCGAGGTCGTGGACGCCTGA
- a CDS encoding 4-carboxymuconolactone decarboxylase, whose amino-acid sequence MDSAERYNRGLKKLDEIHAGLGKQVMERLKEVCPDFERLTTEFAYGDIYSRPAVDLRTRQLCTIAALTALGNGAPQLKAHINGALNLGISRQEIVEVIIQMALYGGFHCAQNALFLAAEVFQERQR is encoded by the coding sequence ATGGATTCGGCAGAGCGATACAACCGGGGACTGAAGAAGCTGGATGAGATTCACGCAGGACTGGGCAAACAGGTAATGGAGCGCCTCAAGGAGGTTTGCCCCGACTTTGAGCGCCTGACGACAGAGTTCGCATACGGAGACATCTACAGCAGGCCAGCGGTAGACCTGCGCACCCGTCAACTGTGCACCATCGCGGCCCTCACAGCCCTGGGCAACGGCGCGCCGCAACTCAAGGCGCACATCAACGGGGCCCTGAATCTCGGAATCTCCAGGCAGGAGATCGTGGAGGTCATCATCCAAATGGCTCTCTACGGAGGGTTTCACTGCGCCCAGAATGCGCTTTTCCTCGCAGCGGAAGTCTTTCAGGAGAGACAAAGGTGA
- a CDS encoding nitric-oxide reductase large subunit yields MSTHGYRNLWIILGFVVLVSFAVLGGLGFRINSMKPPIPREVRTTDGTLITTGEEIRRGQNVWQSIGGQEVGSVWGHGSYVAPDWTADFLHRELVFILNAWAAQEGSRDFESLSAERQAALKGRLKEIIRTNTYDPGTGNVTLDPLRGRAIEAAFAHYADVFSNGRPEYAIPKGALTDQRELRALGAFFFWTSWAASTNRPDLPVTYTQNWPHEPLIDNRPTGDNIVWSVISFVVLLAGIGAMVWYFGAQQPGGEDSDAPENDPLLGFTPTPSQRATLKYFFVVGALFVLQMIMGVIVAHYGVEGTGFYGFKLDDILPYSVARTWHLQLGIFWIATAWLATGLYLAPAVGGAEPRFQKIGVNFLFVALLVIVAGSLLGEWASVKRFLPGDLWFWFGHQGYEYVDLGRFWQLFLLVGLALWVWLMVRGLAPAFRQPGEHRSLLGLFVVSTGAIGLFYAAGLGIWKNTHLAMAEYWRWWVVHLWVEGFFEVFATVAIAFLFTRLRLIRAATATSAVLFATIIFLSGGIIGTFHHLYFSGTPSVILAFGSVFSALEVVPLALIGFEAWKDLRLSRVRHWAGTYRWAIYFFVAVAFWNLVGAGLFGFLINPPIALYFMQGLNTTPVHGHTALFGVYGMLAIGLMLFCVRSLMPGRAWKDKPIALGFWGLNIGLLLMVLLSILPIGLLQTWAAVETGLWFARSPEFLQVPLLQTLRWLRIPGDVIFFLGSLSIGWFMIGLLTGHSFAESGTVRAGSVMQKTEQGMPTGGA; encoded by the coding sequence ATGTCAACGCACGGATATAGAAACCTGTGGATCATTCTCGGCTTTGTGGTGCTCGTCTCATTTGCCGTTCTCGGTGGACTCGGCTTCCGGATCAACTCCATGAAGCCACCGATCCCCAGAGAAGTGCGCACAACTGACGGCACGCTGATCACGACAGGTGAGGAGATTCGTCGCGGCCAGAACGTCTGGCAATCCATCGGGGGGCAGGAGGTTGGTTCCGTCTGGGGGCACGGATCGTATGTCGCTCCCGACTGGACCGCTGATTTTCTGCACCGGGAACTCGTGTTTATATTGAACGCCTGGGCCGCGCAAGAGGGGTCGAGAGACTTCGAGTCACTCTCTGCCGAGAGGCAGGCGGCGCTGAAGGGACGACTCAAGGAGATTATCCGCACGAACACTTACGACCCGGGGACCGGGAATGTCACCCTGGATCCCCTCCGAGGGCGCGCCATCGAAGCGGCGTTCGCACACTATGCCGATGTCTTCTCCAATGGCAGACCGGAGTATGCCATCCCGAAAGGGGCCCTGACAGACCAGCGAGAGCTACGCGCGCTGGGAGCGTTCTTTTTCTGGACATCCTGGGCCGCGTCCACGAACCGGCCGGACCTGCCCGTGACGTATACGCAGAACTGGCCCCACGAACCTCTCATAGACAATCGTCCGACCGGCGACAACATCGTCTGGAGCGTGATCAGCTTCGTGGTTCTTCTTGCCGGCATCGGCGCGATGGTGTGGTATTTTGGCGCTCAGCAGCCGGGTGGGGAAGATTCGGATGCTCCCGAGAACGACCCCTTGCTCGGTTTTACTCCCACGCCTTCTCAGAGGGCCACCCTGAAATACTTCTTCGTAGTGGGTGCGTTATTCGTGCTCCAGATGATAATGGGAGTCATTGTTGCCCATTACGGTGTGGAGGGAACGGGTTTCTACGGCTTCAAGCTCGATGATATCCTCCCTTACAGCGTGGCGCGCACGTGGCATCTGCAGCTTGGCATCTTCTGGATCGCCACCGCCTGGCTGGCGACCGGACTCTACCTGGCTCCAGCCGTGGGCGGCGCAGAACCGCGCTTTCAGAAGATAGGAGTGAACTTCCTCTTCGTTGCGCTGCTGGTGATCGTGGCAGGCTCGCTACTGGGAGAGTGGGCTTCCGTGAAGCGTTTCTTGCCCGGAGACCTGTGGTTCTGGTTCGGCCACCAGGGCTACGAGTACGTTGACCTGGGGCGGTTCTGGCAGCTCTTTCTGCTGGTGGGTCTTGCCCTCTGGGTCTGGCTGATGGTCCGTGGGTTAGCCCCTGCATTCCGCCAACCCGGTGAGCACCGGTCGCTTCTTGGGCTGTTCGTCGTCTCCACTGGCGCCATCGGGCTGTTTTATGCTGCGGGTCTGGGGATCTGGAAAAACACCCATCTCGCCATGGCCGAGTACTGGCGCTGGTGGGTGGTGCATCTGTGGGTGGAAGGGTTCTTCGAAGTCTTCGCCACTGTGGCGATTGCCTTCCTGTTCACCAGATTGCGGCTGATCCGGGCTGCGACAGCCACTTCCGCGGTGCTTTTTGCCACAATCATCTTCCTGTCAGGCGGGATTATCGGCACCTTCCACCATCTTTACTTTTCCGGAACGCCATCGGTGATCCTCGCCTTCGGCAGTGTGTTCAGTGCTCTGGAAGTTGTCCCGTTGGCGCTCATCGGCTTCGAGGCGTGGAAGGATTTGCGCCTTTCCCGGGTGCGGCATTGGGCCGGAACATACCGCTGGGCAATCTACTTCTTCGTCGCGGTTGCCTTCTGGAATCTCGTGGGTGCGGGATTGTTTGGATTCCTCATCAACCCGCCCATCGCGCTGTATTTCATGCAGGGGCTGAACACCACACCCGTGCACGGACATACGGCGCTGTTCGGAGTCTATGGCATGCTGGCGATCGGCCTGATGCTATTCTGTGTCCGAAGTCTGATGCCTGGCCGCGCGTGGAAGGACAAACCGATCGCGCTCGGGTTCTGGGGATTGAACATTGGGCTGCTGCTGATGGTGCTGCTCAGTATTCTACCAATAGGATTGCTGCAAACCTGGGCAGCGGTGGAGACAGGTCTGTGGTTTGCCCGCAGTCCGGAGTTTCTGCAGGTGCCCCTGCTCCAGACACTGCGGTGGCTCAGGATTCCTGGCGATGTCATTTTCTTCCTGGGATCCCTGTCCATCGGTTGGTTCATGATTGGCCTGTTGACGGGTCACAGCTTCGCGGAGTCCGGCACGGTGCGCGCCGGCAGTGTGATGCAGAAAACGGAACAGGGGATGCCGACGGGAGGAGCCTAA